One Amycolatopsis sp. NBC_00355 genomic window carries:
- a CDS encoding D-Ala-D-Ala carboxypeptidase family metallohydrolase, with the protein MRLRLVLPLLALVAGLGSAVAAPAAADPGPMTAGSTADACYSWGRTLSQGASGDDVRQLQIRVAGYPGYGGVLALDGQFGAGTKAAVTRFQQAYGLGADGIAGPATFAKIYQLQDDDCTPVNFGYAELNRCNADWSGGNVPAATAKANALVSMWKLQAMRHAMGDRPIVVNGGFRSIACNNAVGGAAASRHLYGDAVDLGAGAQGFCGLALQARNHGFSEILGPGYPGHSDHTHVAHRSSRFWSASSCGI; encoded by the coding sequence ATGCGCCTTCGTCTGGTACTGCCCCTGCTCGCCCTGGTGGCCGGACTCGGTTCGGCGGTGGCTGCTCCGGCGGCTGCCGATCCGGGACCGATGACGGCCGGGAGCACGGCCGACGCCTGTTACTCCTGGGGCCGCACCCTGTCGCAGGGGGCGTCCGGGGACGACGTCCGGCAACTGCAGATCCGGGTCGCCGGTTACCCGGGTTATGGCGGGGTCCTGGCCCTCGACGGCCAGTTCGGCGCGGGCACCAAGGCCGCGGTCACCCGGTTCCAGCAGGCCTACGGGCTCGGCGCGGACGGCATCGCCGGGCCCGCGACGTTCGCGAAGATCTACCAGCTGCAGGACGACGACTGCACGCCGGTCAACTTCGGCTACGCGGAACTGAACAGGTGCAACGCGGACTGGTCGGGCGGCAACGTCCCCGCCGCGACCGCGAAGGCCAACGCGCTGGTGTCGATGTGGAAGCTGCAGGCGATGCGGCACGCGATGGGGGACCGCCCGATCGTGGTCAACGGCGGCTTCCGCAGCATCGCCTGCAACAACGCGGTCGGCGGAGCGGCGGCCAGCCGGCACCTCTACGGGGACGCGGTCGACCTCGGCGCGGGGGCCCAGGGCTTCTGCGGACTGGCGCTGCAGGCCCGCAACCACGGCTTCAGCGAGATCCTCGGGCCGGGATACCCGGGCCACAGCGACCACACGCACGTGGCGCACCGATCGAGCCGGTTCTGGTCGGCGTCGTCCTGCGGTATCTGA
- a CDS encoding TetR/AcrR family transcriptional regulator has product MGRWEPGAGGRLREAALALYLEHGFEQTMVADIAERAGVTARTFFRHFADKREVLFDGAAELTEASLAALDAAPATASTLEVVAAALDAVAGLIGQDRELVLTRHAVIMAHAELRERELIKLAEMTTALADGLRRRGIGDTEATLAAETGAAVYRVAFQHWADADDLELRDAIRRSFDQLRALTATP; this is encoded by the coding sequence ATGGGACGATGGGAGCCGGGAGCCGGCGGCCGCCTGCGCGAGGCCGCGCTGGCCTTGTACCTCGAACACGGCTTCGAGCAGACCATGGTCGCCGACATCGCCGAACGGGCCGGCGTGACCGCCCGCACCTTCTTCCGCCACTTCGCCGACAAGCGCGAGGTCCTCTTCGACGGAGCCGCCGAGCTGACGGAGGCGTCACTGGCCGCCCTGGACGCGGCGCCCGCGACGGCGTCGACACTGGAGGTCGTCGCGGCCGCACTCGACGCCGTGGCCGGCCTGATCGGCCAAGACCGCGAGCTCGTGCTGACGCGGCACGCGGTGATCATGGCCCACGCCGAGCTGCGCGAACGTGAGCTGATCAAGCTCGCCGAGATGACCACCGCACTCGCCGACGGCCTCCGGCGGCGAGGCATCGGCGACACGGAAGCGACGCTGGCCGCCGAGACCGGCGCGGCGGTGTACCGGGTCGCCTTCCAGCACTGGGCCGACGCCGACGACCTCGAACTGCGCGACGCCATCCGCCGATCGTTCGACCAGCTGCGCGCCCTGACCGCCACCCCCTGA
- a CDS encoding NADP-dependent oxidoreductase, which translates to MTAQRIQYHRYGGPEVLRLEDFEPARPGSGEVLVRVKAAAANPMDWKIRGGEMKVLTGRKFPRGLGHDFAGVVAAVGDGVSRLEVGDEVLGGASIKAAGAFAEMVVADEKAVVKKPANLSWEEAAALPIVGLTAFQAMVGKSELRAGQAVFVHGCLGGVGRSAAQLAMARGASVAGSCRATATQEARDLGVSPIVEFDFDAANLAGRFDVVFDTAGTLPGKAALALLKPGGRILDINPTPAKFVRSALPGPYRLLVAKVAAADLDAVAQAAAGGVLRLPIARTVPLAKAIAALTELEVDRTPKGGKLVITTD; encoded by the coding sequence ATGACGGCACAGCGCATCCAGTACCACCGGTACGGCGGCCCGGAAGTGTTGCGGCTGGAGGACTTCGAGCCGGCGCGGCCCGGGTCCGGCGAGGTCCTGGTCCGCGTGAAGGCGGCGGCCGCGAACCCGATGGACTGGAAGATCCGCGGCGGGGAGATGAAGGTGCTGACCGGCCGGAAGTTCCCGCGCGGTCTGGGGCACGACTTCGCGGGTGTCGTGGCGGCGGTCGGTGACGGCGTCAGCCGGCTCGAGGTCGGTGACGAGGTGCTCGGCGGGGCGAGCATCAAGGCGGCCGGGGCGTTCGCCGAGATGGTCGTCGCCGACGAGAAGGCCGTCGTGAAGAAACCCGCGAACCTCTCGTGGGAGGAAGCCGCCGCGCTCCCGATCGTCGGGCTCACCGCTTTTCAAGCCATGGTCGGCAAAAGCGAGCTGCGCGCCGGGCAGGCCGTGTTCGTCCACGGCTGCCTCGGCGGAGTCGGCCGGTCGGCCGCGCAGCTCGCGATGGCGCGCGGCGCGTCCGTGGCCGGCAGTTGCCGCGCCACCGCGACGCAGGAAGCGCGCGACCTCGGCGTCAGCCCGATCGTCGAATTCGACTTCGACGCGGCGAACCTCGCCGGGCGCTTCGACGTCGTCTTCGACACCGCCGGCACGCTGCCGGGCAAAGCGGCGCTGGCGTTGCTCAAGCCCGGCGGTCGCATTCTCGACATCAACCCCACGCCGGCGAAGTTCGTGCGAAGTGCCTTGCCGGGGCCGTATCGGCTGCTGGTCGCGAAAGTCGCCGCGGCGGACCTCGACGCGGTCGCCCAGGCGGCGGCCGGCGGCGTGCTGCGACTGCCGATCGCCCGCACCGTGCCGCTCGCCAAGGCGATCGCGGCGCTCACGGAGCTCGAAGTCGACCGCACGCCCAAGGGCGGCAAGCTCGTCATCACGACCGATTGA
- a CDS encoding DUF6640 family protein: protein MTKLSLKRTPVGRGLISLTALATMVGPYVFDWNETHIRNPKWPPHAKFHNAQTMSMGAALSLATLYHLWKPGRSRASLDSATITASLYWFTQLSAGLYPGTASVDPPGEDDWPQLKFALPILGTILVGYLTERRRITRN from the coding sequence GTGACCAAGCTCAGTCTCAAGAGGACTCCGGTCGGTCGGGGCCTCATTTCGTTGACCGCGTTGGCGACCATGGTGGGCCCCTACGTCTTCGACTGGAACGAAACCCACATCCGCAATCCGAAATGGCCGCCGCACGCCAAGTTCCACAACGCCCAGACCATGAGCATGGGCGCCGCGCTGTCCCTGGCGACGCTGTACCACTTGTGGAAACCGGGCCGCTCGCGGGCGTCATTGGACAGTGCGACGATCACCGCGAGCCTGTACTGGTTCACCCAGCTCTCCGCCGGGCTCTACCCGGGAACGGCGAGCGTCGACCCGCCCGGCGAAGACGATTGGCCGCAGCTGAAGTTCGCCTTGCCCATCCTCGGGACGATCCTTGTCGGCTACCTGACCGAACGCCGCCGGATCACCCGGAACTGA
- a CDS encoding TetR/AcrR family transcriptional regulator has protein sequence MARASVREQIVDAAYEQFHRHGYNACGVKLITDSAGVPKGSFYNHFESKEALALVVMERYGATRRVPDLAKADVAPLARLRAHFDFLASDIEKYGYERGCVFGNFSNEAADHSPAIRDGLVTSFATWSAAVAGAIREAQADGSVTSAHDPEVLARFLVNAWEGAIVGERAAKDGSSFAAFFTLAFGTLLR, from the coding sequence ATGGCCCGGGCCAGTGTGCGGGAACAGATCGTGGACGCCGCGTACGAGCAGTTCCACCGGCACGGTTACAACGCGTGCGGCGTCAAGCTGATCACCGACAGCGCGGGCGTGCCCAAGGGGTCGTTCTACAACCATTTCGAGAGCAAGGAAGCGCTCGCGCTGGTCGTCATGGAGCGCTACGGCGCCACCCGGCGCGTGCCGGACCTGGCCAAGGCGGACGTCGCCCCGCTGGCCAGGCTGCGCGCCCACTTCGACTTCCTGGCGAGCGACATCGAGAAGTACGGCTACGAGCGCGGGTGCGTGTTCGGCAACTTCAGCAACGAAGCGGCCGACCACAGCCCCGCCATCCGCGACGGCCTGGTGACGAGCTTCGCGACCTGGTCGGCGGCCGTGGCGGGCGCGATCCGCGAAGCACAGGCGGACGGTTCGGTCACCTCGGCCCACGACCCGGAGGTGCTGGCCCGCTTCCTGGTCAACGCGTGGGAAGGCGCCATCGTGGGCGAACGCGCGGCGAAGGACGGCTCGTCCTTCGCCGCGTTCTTCACCCTCGCGTTCGGCACGCTGCTGCGCTGA
- a CDS encoding alpha/beta fold hydrolase — MSEIKPRFRRVDGLSVRYAESDGPHEAEALLLSPWPESLHAFDASWSRLAEHARLVAVDLPGFGHSELREDLLAPQAMGEFVVRIADELGLAKPHVVGPDVGTSAALFAAARHPGRFATVTVGSGGASVPLNLGGVLDEWVRAEDLAPYRAMGPKDIVRFALGTIEGYELPDVVREDYLAAYRGQRFADQMPYVRAYPTELPILGDLLPGIETPVQIIAGGKDPVVPVANAEYLHERLPHSKLDVLDAGHFTWEEAAADYARVITGWWRANI, encoded by the coding sequence ATGAGCGAGATCAAGCCCCGGTTCCGCCGCGTCGACGGCCTGTCGGTCCGGTACGCCGAGAGCGACGGGCCACACGAAGCCGAGGCGCTGCTGCTGAGCCCGTGGCCGGAAAGCCTGCACGCCTTCGACGCGAGCTGGTCGCGACTGGCGGAGCACGCCCGCCTGGTCGCCGTGGACCTGCCCGGGTTCGGGCACTCCGAGCTGCGGGAGGACCTGCTCGCACCGCAGGCGATGGGTGAGTTCGTCGTGCGCATCGCCGACGAGCTGGGCCTGGCGAAGCCGCACGTCGTGGGGCCGGACGTCGGCACCAGCGCGGCCTTGTTCGCCGCGGCCCGGCACCCGGGCCGGTTCGCCACGGTGACCGTCGGCAGCGGCGGGGCGTCGGTCCCGCTGAACCTCGGCGGCGTACTGGACGAGTGGGTGCGGGCCGAGGACCTGGCGCCGTACCGGGCCATGGGACCCAAGGACATCGTGCGGTTCGCGCTCGGCACCATCGAGGGTTACGAGCTGCCCGACGTCGTGCGCGAGGACTACCTGGCCGCCTACCGGGGTCAGCGGTTCGCCGACCAGATGCCCTACGTCCGGGCGTACCCGACCGAACTGCCGATCCTCGGCGACCTCCTGCCCGGCATCGAAACGCCGGTCCAGATCATCGCCGGCGGCAAGGACCCGGTCGTACCGGTGGCCAACGCCGAGTACCTGCACGAGCGGCTCCCCCACAGCAAGCTCGACGTCCTCGACGCGGGTCACTTCACCTGGGAGGAAGCCGCGGCCGACTACGCCCGCGTGATCACCGGCTGGTGGCGGGCTAACATTTGA
- a CDS encoding isocitrate lyase/PEP mutase family protein — MADLLGPRISGPARLRDLLAGEEIVVAPGAYDALSARLVEAAGFPAVYMTGFGTTASLLGRPDVGLLTMTEMVQAASRIRSVVEVPVIADADTGYGNALNVIRTVREYEAAGVAAIHLEDQVAPKRCGHLEGKRVVPAETMTDRIRAAVDARYNPDFVLIARTDARAVEGLDAAIDRARRYSDAGADMLFVEALQSEAEIERVADTFRDVPLLFNWAEGGKTPPLGRDRLRELGFRLVICPISTLLAATEAMRSVLARIAQDGTPVNAVRDLPGLTDFAELVGLPEIEDIGDKYGQG; from the coding sequence GTGGCCGATCTGCTGGGACCACGGATTTCCGGGCCGGCGCGACTGCGGGACCTGCTGGCCGGCGAGGAGATCGTCGTCGCGCCCGGAGCGTATGACGCGCTGAGCGCGCGGCTGGTCGAGGCGGCCGGGTTCCCCGCCGTCTACATGACCGGGTTCGGCACGACGGCGTCGCTGCTCGGCCGGCCGGACGTCGGCCTGCTGACGATGACCGAGATGGTCCAGGCGGCGAGCCGGATCCGGTCGGTGGTCGAGGTGCCGGTGATCGCCGACGCCGACACCGGCTACGGCAACGCCCTCAACGTGATCCGCACGGTCCGCGAGTACGAGGCCGCCGGCGTCGCCGCGATCCACCTGGAGGACCAGGTCGCGCCGAAGCGCTGCGGGCACCTGGAAGGCAAGCGCGTCGTGCCCGCCGAGACGATGACCGACCGGATCCGGGCGGCGGTCGACGCGCGGTACAACCCGGACTTCGTGCTGATCGCGCGCACCGACGCCCGCGCCGTCGAAGGCCTCGACGCCGCGATCGACCGCGCCCGCCGGTACTCCGACGCCGGCGCCGACATGCTCTTCGTCGAGGCGCTGCAGTCCGAGGCCGAGATCGAACGGGTCGCCGACACCTTCCGCGACGTGCCGTTGCTGTTCAACTGGGCCGAGGGTGGCAAGACGCCGCCGCTGGGCCGGGATCGCTTGCGGGAGCTGGGTTTCCGGCTGGTGATCTGTCCGATCTCGACACTGCTGGCGGCCACCGAGGCGATGCGGTCCGTGCTCGCTCGCATCGCGCAGGACGGCACTCCGGTCAACGCCGTCCGGGACCTGCCCGGGCTGACGGACTTCGCCGAGCTGGTCGGCCTGCCCGAGATCGAGGACATCGGCGACAAGTACGGCCAAGGCTGA
- a CDS encoding helix-turn-helix transcriptional regulator gives MDAHVRRNLRDPVTVDQLAAVAGFSHSQHLSTAFRRARGSSPSQYRAAR, from the coding sequence TTGGACGCCCACGTCCGGCGGAACCTGCGGGACCCGGTGACCGTGGACCAGCTCGCGGCGGTGGCCGGGTTCAGCCACTCGCAGCACCTGAGCACGGCGTTCCGCCGGGCGCGCGGCAGCAGCCCGTCGCAGTACCGCGCCGCCCGGTAG
- a CDS encoding amidase: MYAVIRLRSTVVLLALAGLVAAPVPALAAAAPAQAGPSLGFDLDAATIPELQQRMDHGRLSAVALTTAYLRRIDALDGKIHSVVAVDPTALRAAAASDARRRSGHTLGQLDGIPVLLKDNIDTRTLPATAGSRALPRSRPAADAALVDRLQRGGAVILGKTNLSEWANYRSTNATSGWSGIGGQTNNPYVLDRNPCGSSSGSGAAVAASLAQVAIGTETDGSIVCPAGANDVVGEKPTLGLVSRTGVVPISAEQDTAGPLARHVVDTAITLSVLQGRDAADPATAAIPAGQPKDYAALLRPGALRGARIGVWRKAGQDADVDRVVQDAVRTLTSRGATVVEVDLPYQDEIGAAESPALLTEFKRDVNAYLTHRPGHPANLNELIAFNKKDPVELSKFGQELFEQAAAAPAPTDPTYRAQRTTATSLARRSIDETLAAHHLDAIVAPTNSPAWKTTYGTGDAFVLGSSTPAAVSGYPNVSVPAGFAGPLPIGVSFFAGRWADARILALAAAFEKAAPARNAPTFIPSIG, encoded by the coding sequence ATGTACGCCGTGATCCGACTGCGCTCGACCGTCGTGCTCCTCGCCCTCGCCGGCCTCGTCGCGGCCCCGGTGCCCGCACTGGCCGCCGCCGCTCCCGCTCAGGCCGGCCCGTCTCTGGGCTTCGACCTGGACGCGGCCACCATCCCCGAGCTCCAGCAGCGGATGGACCACGGCCGGCTGAGCGCCGTGGCACTGACGACCGCCTACCTCCGCCGGATCGACGCGCTGGACGGCAAGATCCACTCCGTCGTCGCCGTCGACCCGACGGCGTTGCGCGCGGCCGCCGCCAGCGACGCGCGCCGCCGCAGCGGTCACACACTCGGGCAGCTCGACGGGATCCCGGTGCTGCTCAAGGACAACATCGACACCCGGACGCTGCCCGCCACCGCGGGTTCACGCGCCCTGCCGCGCAGCCGGCCGGCGGCCGACGCCGCCCTCGTGGACCGGCTCCAGCGCGGCGGCGCGGTGATCCTCGGCAAGACCAACCTCTCCGAATGGGCCAACTACCGCTCCACGAACGCGACGTCGGGCTGGTCCGGGATCGGCGGCCAGACGAACAACCCGTACGTCCTCGACCGCAACCCGTGCGGCTCCTCCTCGGGCTCCGGCGCCGCGGTGGCGGCGAGCCTGGCGCAGGTGGCGATCGGCACCGAGACCGACGGTTCGATCGTCTGCCCGGCCGGCGCCAACGACGTCGTCGGCGAGAAGCCGACACTGGGCCTGGTCAGCCGCACCGGCGTCGTGCCGATCTCGGCCGAGCAGGACACCGCCGGGCCGCTGGCGCGCCACGTCGTCGACACGGCCATCACGCTGTCCGTCCTGCAAGGACGCGACGCCGCCGACCCCGCGACGGCCGCGATCCCCGCGGGCCAGCCGAAGGACTACGCGGCCCTGCTGCGCCCCGGCGCCCTGCGCGGCGCGAGGATCGGCGTCTGGCGGAAGGCCGGCCAGGACGCGGACGTCGACCGGGTCGTCCAGGACGCCGTCCGCACGCTGACGTCCCGCGGCGCGACCGTCGTCGAGGTCGACCTGCCCTACCAGGATGAGATCGGCGCCGCCGAGTCCCCGGCCCTGCTCACCGAGTTCAAGCGCGACGTCAACGCCTACCTCACCCACCGGCCGGGCCACCCCGCGAACCTGAACGAGCTGATCGCGTTCAACAAGAAAGATCCGGTCGAGCTCTCGAAGTTCGGCCAGGAGCTGTTCGAGCAGGCGGCGGCCGCGCCGGCCCCGACCGACCCCACCTACCGCGCCCAGCGCACCACGGCCACGTCGCTGGCGCGCCGCTCGATCGACGAAACCCTGGCGGCGCACCACTTGGACGCCATCGTGGCGCCGACCAACAGCCCGGCGTGGAAGACGACCTACGGCACCGGTGACGCGTTCGTCCTGGGTTCCTCGACCCCGGCGGCCGTCTCGGGCTACCCGAACGTCTCGGTCCCGGCCGGCTTCGCGGGCCCGCTCCCGATCGGCGTCTCGTTCTTCGCCGGACGCTGGGCGGACGCGCGGATCCTCGCGCTGGCGGCGGCGTTCGAGAAGGCCGCCCCGGCCCGGAATGCACCCACCTTCATCCCGTCGATCGGCTGA
- a CDS encoding DUF6630 family protein: MTAREALITVAALLAPDVPQVRELAAAAHDDPDAYLREHADRLDERGIDEPLPELAWIALVDALADHGLLAEVDWKEAPDEIVGRLRALRSAPAGDSAWASLADADLPTFEFLELAGGQLAATGTVLAVLDIESDCYPLVLLPHARAADLPGLAAAAGFKAGVLPA, encoded by the coding sequence ATGACCGCTCGCGAAGCCCTGATCACCGTGGCCGCGTTGCTGGCGCCGGACGTGCCGCAGGTGCGTGAGCTCGCCGCGGCCGCGCACGACGATCCCGACGCCTACCTGCGGGAACACGCCGACCGCCTCGACGAGCGCGGCATCGACGAACCGCTGCCCGAACTCGCCTGGATCGCTCTCGTGGACGCGCTCGCCGACCACGGGCTGCTGGCCGAAGTGGACTGGAAGGAAGCGCCGGACGAGATCGTCGGCCGGTTGCGGGCGTTGCGGTCCGCACCGGCCGGGGACAGCGCTTGGGCGTCGCTCGCCGATGCGGACCTGCCGACGTTCGAGTTCCTCGAGCTGGCGGGCGGGCAGCTGGCGGCCACGGGCACCGTGCTCGCCGTCCTGGACATCGAATCCGACTGCTACCCGCTGGTGCTCCTGCCGCACGCCCGGGCCGCCGACCTCCCCGGCCTCGCCGCGGCGGCGGGCTTCAAAGCCGGGGTACTCCCGGCCTAG
- a CDS encoding papain-like cysteine protease family protein: MVIALDKRMMGLVLTCGAVVVTATLALTPVAGAQPVAPAAPNGVTLTHPLTDNSALRLPAAANAARDAKAARSLDYSQQVQQNDEWCWAADGASIEQFHGASTSQDQFCAAGKGTTAGNCPNQAAQIGEIVNGFRGTGFSASSAGGAVSFSTITQQIDAGNPALTGIYWTSGGGHAEVIYGYDAGNQSMDVGDPWPTYQRYRTQSYNDYLRNSEFTWGDTVVGITGGR, encoded by the coding sequence GTGGTCATCGCGCTGGACAAACGAATGATGGGCCTGGTTCTCACGTGTGGTGCGGTCGTGGTCACGGCCACGCTCGCGCTGACCCCGGTGGCCGGGGCCCAGCCGGTCGCGCCGGCGGCGCCGAACGGCGTGACGCTCACCCACCCGCTCACCGACAACAGCGCGTTGCGGCTCCCGGCCGCCGCGAACGCGGCCCGTGACGCCAAGGCCGCGCGCAGCCTCGACTACAGCCAGCAGGTGCAGCAGAACGACGAATGGTGCTGGGCCGCGGACGGCGCCAGCATCGAGCAGTTCCACGGCGCGTCGACGTCGCAGGACCAGTTCTGCGCCGCGGGGAAGGGCACCACCGCGGGAAACTGCCCGAACCAGGCGGCGCAGATCGGCGAGATCGTCAACGGGTTCCGCGGCACCGGGTTCTCCGCCAGCAGCGCCGGGGGAGCGGTGTCGTTCTCGACGATCACCCAGCAGATCGACGCCGGCAACCCGGCGCTCACCGGGATCTACTGGACCTCCGGCGGCGGCCACGCCGAAGTGATCTACGGCTACGACGCGGGCAACCAGTCGATGGACGTCGGCGACCCGTGGCCGACCTACCAGCGCTACCGCACCCAGTCCTACAACGACTACCTGCGCAACAGCGAGTTCACCTGGGGCGACACGGTCGTCGGCATCACGGGCGGGCGGTGA
- a CDS encoding SRPBCC family protein yields the protein MIGLGVAPRAGEVAAPAPGDDLVPCPDVVLDRGFTLNAPPERVWPWFAQLGKNRAGWYLPTWVEALLPRRRRALRHLDPALQHPSPGDVIDDWGGRDATFEIVTHDPPHTLVHRSTRGRLEISWAIRLTGDGDGTTRVHLRFRLSGARRPRLVEYGGGFVDLLTVAGLAAGLRDRLRPA from the coding sequence ATGATCGGCCTCGGCGTCGCACCCCGCGCGGGCGAAGTCGCCGCCCCCGCACCCGGCGACGACCTCGTCCCCTGCCCGGACGTCGTGCTGGACCGCGGGTTCACCCTGAACGCGCCGCCCGAGCGGGTCTGGCCGTGGTTCGCCCAGCTCGGCAAGAACCGTGCCGGCTGGTACCTGCCCACCTGGGTCGAGGCGCTCCTCCCCCGGCGCCGCCGCGCGCTGCGTCACCTCGATCCCGCGCTGCAGCACCCGAGCCCGGGCGACGTCATCGACGACTGGGGCGGCCGCGACGCAACCTTCGAGATCGTCACCCACGACCCGCCGCACACCCTCGTCCACCGCTCCACCCGCGGCCGCCTGGAGATCAGCTGGGCGATCCGCCTCACCGGCGACGGCGACGGCACCACCCGGGTGCACCTCCGGTTCCGCCTCAGCGGCGCACGCCGCCCCCGTCTGGTCGAATACGGCGGCGGGTTCGTCGACCTGCTGACCGTGGCCGGTCTCGCGGCCGGTCTGCGCGACCGGCTGCGCCCGGCCTGA
- a CDS encoding MarR family winged helix-turn-helix transcriptional regulator, with protein MTAKSRTRATDRPGDVSPFALGLLLRRAHARAAGAMAAAMRPHGLELRHFAVLIILVDRGPTTQRDLVEATGSDKAGIMRVVDDLEAKGFAVRNAVPGDRRVREVEITPDGVKAFDAAHEAALAPAEELVSHLRAGEPAKLLDLLTRFTYPPGDEA; from the coding sequence ATGACCGCCAAGTCCAGGACCCGCGCCACCGACCGCCCGGGGGACGTGTCCCCGTTCGCGTTGGGGTTGCTGCTGCGCCGGGCGCACGCCCGGGCGGCGGGGGCGATGGCCGCCGCGATGCGCCCGCACGGGTTGGAGCTGCGGCACTTCGCCGTGCTGATCATCCTCGTGGACCGCGGGCCGACGACGCAGCGGGACCTGGTCGAGGCGACCGGTTCCGACAAGGCCGGGATCATGCGGGTCGTCGACGACCTGGAGGCGAAGGGGTTCGCGGTCCGCAACGCGGTGCCGGGGGACCGGCGGGTGCGCGAGGTCGAGATCACCCCGGACGGCGTCAAGGCCTTCGACGCCGCGCACGAGGCCGCGCTCGCCCCGGCCGAAGAGCTGGTCTCACACCTGCGCGCCGGCGAGCCGGCGAAACTGCTGGACCTGCTGACCAGGTTCACCTATCCGCCCGGGGACGAGGCGTAG
- a CDS encoding DUF3159 domain-containing protein, whose product MLQGRGHRREPARGFFLIPALIPFAVMAVCVTTVLIGRPLTGLILNRVAGGPADWRSVPRLRRIHTVPTLTCAAVNVVNGALQVSYYRGNQPWPWARSTLRRARHG is encoded by the coding sequence CTGCTTCAGGGCCGCGGCCATCGTCGCGAACCGGCCCGCGGGTTCTTCCTCATCCCCGCGCTGATCCCGTTCGCGGTCATGGCCGTCTGCGTGACGACCGTCCTCATCGGACGCCCGCTGACGGGCCTCATCCTCAACCGCGTCGCCGGCGGCCCCGCGGACTGGCGCTCGGTACCCCGGCTGCGGCGGATCCACACGGTCCCGACCCTCACCTGCGCGGCGGTCAACGTCGTCAACGGCGCCCTCCAGGTGAGTTACTACCGCGGCAACCAGCCCTGGCCCTGGGCGCGGTCCACATTGCGACGGGCCCGGCACGGCTAG